The region agatgacaaCACCACATCAtgttgtaaaataaaataaaggtgaCTCTCATTTAGTCGATTAAGTTCATAATGAAACAATAAAGATTAcgaaaaatgcaagaaacttacatgATTTCAAGATGTAACATTGGAAGAATGGAAAACAACATTGAAAAAAcctgaaagaaaaaacaaattgaaactAAATCAATGAAATGTAAAAGGAGAGAAAAAGCTTCGTTGTACCACATTAGAAGAAAAGATTGTCATTTGGTCAACTAAGTTcataataaattaatcaaaattaaaaaaaaagcaagaaacttacaacattggttgaagattaaattgtcaaaaaaaatggaagcaaacatcataaaattgttcaagaaaaataatgaaacacAATTAGAGAAATAACCAAGAAGATGACTTTAACGGTTTatgcaaaaaaaatatttttgaaacgaAATAGAAGTTATGAACATatcataataatattgataatcaatagcaaagaacaaaaacatgcataaattacaaaagtaaaataaaatgcgTAACTTTCATCTATTGAATAAGTGATAACAAAATGCATATTGCGAATAAAGACTAAATCTTACAGGAGTGGAGGatgaagaatgagaaaaaataagacCGTTTGGGAAGAACCATAGCATGAGAATAAAATCTGCAGAAGAAATGATGGCGAAATCAGAACAAATAAATCAAAAGGGATAAATAAGGCGAAGAAAAAAGGGCACTTACCggatggaagatgatgatgaagtaaAACTCAATGCCTGAGAATGAAAAGTGATTAAGAAGAAGTGACAGGTGGAGAGGAAAAAGAtgcaaaagaaaattttctaacCTGATGGAAGATATTCTTGTGCTGAAATGATGCTGTTAGAGAATCCAAATTAGACAGATTTCCTGCACATGAACGGAGATGTTGAATATCAAAATGAGAGAGATGAAAATAAGTTGAAAGATGAATGGAAAGATGTTTTATACAtgagagaagaaggaagagactcTTGGTGATTTTGTAACCATAATCCATGATCATGagttacaaaagcaacaaataaAACGACCAAGAATATGAAAATGTTGTACAAAAAATTTCATAAGAAAAGGATCAATGGTTAGGATTAGAAGAAATGAATggtcaagattgatttcatattgAATTACTCACAAATTTACCTATTTGACCATGGAAAGTTTTCCACGCATATGCATTAAAATGTTAAATTACAATTTTACCCTCAAGGttgcaaaaactctccctttatatagtttatagatagatagatagatagatagatagataagagcTTAATTAGCATTGGAATGTGGAAGGTTTCCTTGTGTTCTTCTACCTAATTCACTAGATAAGTGGATATTAATGTGGAACCAATATTTTGTGGATAATATTGACTAGAATATGACATTTTGTTTATGTTAGTCACATatttttgaagttgttgatgttatttacaatttaaatagataatgttctttaaaaaaaatttattaggagtccatttttattatttacgcAGGGCCTCTAAAATGTCTGGGCCGGCCATGTCAATCATGCATGATATCTATCAATTCCCTCTCTTCTACTCATGTCTCTTTAGGTGTGTGATATAGAATTCAGAGATATGGATGTAATGTTTTCCTTAATCCAAACACATTATTATTAGGTGCCCAAACAGGACTTTGAATATGCTATAGGTCATTTTGCTTATAATGTGTTCTGTTTCATGTTCGGTACCTGCCAAATCATCATTTTAAGACGCCGAAATCAgaataaaaaaatgttgatgttgttccatttgttttgttttgttgttctCTCGTCGTTTAGTAACTCACTATTTCTAATATAaactaaatttataaaaaaatgcaaATTAAATGTTCTTTAATCCATACGtatttgaaaaatatattgattgaattattaaattcaaatagACAAAAAGAGGAAGGAACAAGATGCTGGTAGAAATAGAGTATACAAAATTTGTTGGGTAAgaaattcaatatatttttttcaaaggaaagaaagaataaaaaagaTGCTTCCTCGTGGCGGCTGTTGTGTTGCTTTGAAATCGGCAGGTGGAACAAGACTACAAGAGCTGACGAGCATCcttgaacaaaaataaataaatgtaaaacaaCAAACGAAACATAAATATGAGCGTTTTGTTTGGATGGATTTGTTTGGGGTTGATCAATGGTCAGTTTGTGCTTACAAGGGCACATGGCCTGAGAGAAGTCTAAATAGCTATATATTGTTATGGTTCTATGTGGTTAAGTAAACATGTCTCGTTCTTCCTTTCTACCTCTTTATTCTCTGTCGATGGGGCCTAGTTTAGCAAGAGTAAAGAGTTTTGGTGTTAAGGTGAGAGTAGGAAACCCTCTCTTGAACAAATCAAGTCTCCCTTAACAAGAAGAATAATGTTAAGCGAGAGTAATCCGTAAGGTTAAGAATAGTAAAAATATTGATTGATTCTCGCTTAGCACCTGAAATTCTTGCTAAGCGAGAATGCTTTTCTTAATCCTGAAGAAAGCCTCTTGCTGAGTAGTTAGTACGATGACTAGTGCTAACCGTGGCTCTCATGTTTTGAAAGATCTTTTCCATAAACAAAAGGACTTATAAGTATAAGTCATGAATAAGTTCATAAACAATGAGTAATATTGTTTGACATCCCTTCACGCAGTGACGGACCTACCACAGGGCTTGGTAGGTCCAATGCCCTGgctcaaagtaaaaaaaatataaatttctttGGACTAGGTAGGTTTTTTGGTCCAAAAAAATATTAGAGAAAAGACAAATTTATAAGGAAATGCAAAGTTTAGGAACTTAATCATAAAATTTGCCTAGACTTTCTAAAATTTCTAGTTCCGCCACTACCTTCACGGATTACACCATTCTTTGTAATTGTTTCAAACCAATTTTGTTGTTGTCAACGCATGCATGCTACTTTGTCCACGATGACAGATCAATCATGTATGGTCTAGATCATCGATCGCCACAACATACATATTAATTAGAGGAGATTTTTACATTTTTGTTATAGTCACTTTATTCATGGTACCGTTGCTTCTGTTTTCCACATGCTGCACAAAAAGGCCAAGCCAAAGTAAACGACGAAGGGTAAAAGAACGACACATGTCTGGTCTAGATTTTTAAACAAACGCTAAGATATTCCATTTCCATGCTCTAAAACTTTTACTATCTAGAGGTTATGGGTTGTCCATGCATTGCAGATGGAAATTAACATAATGATCCCTTAGActatgataatttaataaatgcCGGTCGTAATGGTTAAAAGTTGAGTTTAAATCTTTAGATCAAAAGTTTGATTTGACATTTATCATATCCAAGTCAAATATAGTTACCCCAATAGGTGATACTTGTGACTTAAAAAAAGTCTATGGATGCATAATTATAtagatgttaattttttaattttaaagcaTGCACTCATCAAATTAAGTGCTTGTTAATTATTGATTCTAAAATTGAACTTAATTATGAGGAAAAATTCATGAGTAACTTCGAGTTTCTAAAGTTAATTTCGATCATTTTGATATATAGTGCTTCCTCTTTTAAACAACATTTAAGGATAGGTATAACAACATTGTAGATGGTGTAGTACAATGTAGCTTTACAAAAAAGCTCCACACAGTGGTCCATGTATTGGAGTGGCTTTAGTAATTGTATGAATTTAGAACCATGAAGACTATGAGTGGTGAGATGGTGCACTTTCACAAAGTGCCATAGAAAGTGTGCCTGATCAATTAATGTCAATTGTTGGGttgtgtttgtgttttggcaataagaacagtagaaggAAGGGTTGAGGTCATGTCCACATACTTGTTCAGTGCCCTGCCTTTAATTTGCAGCTGCAAACTCTTGGACTTGACACTGCAAACGCACGTTTTCAAGGATCACATGCGACTCTCCCTATAAATGTCTCTCTCTAGACCTAACCTACCTTAACCTTGTTCTCTTTAATTACCTCCTCTGATTCTGGCCTTTTCATGAGCTCAATCAAATTAATTGCATTTTACAACTATGGTTTTGTTCACCTTCTAATTAATCCTAATACCAAGTGTTCTTCCGAAATTGAGAAAGATAACTTTTTCCAAGTAGATTAACTGATtaagtgaaataaaaaaaactatatatatagttaatgtgagacttctaacacacattCGGGTTATGTGAGTGAAATAAACTCTATGTCATATCTCTAGCTaattaatgtgagacttctaacacactcTCGGGTTATGTGAGTGAAATAAACTCTATGTCATATCTCTAgctaatgtgagacttctaacacactcCCTCATACCCAGAACTTAACATCTGAAGCGTGAAATTTGCAAGACTGGACCACTGTAGGGTTGCACAAATATGGTAGGTCTCCACCAACAAACGAATTTatgatagactctgataccatattagaatttggggCCTAACTCAAACGAAAAGCTAGGTCAAGAGTTGATGGTTGTTCTAACATTATAAGGCTATTCATGTCATATCTTTAGTCAATGTAGGAATTCTAATCCAAATTCTCACGATAGCCCGACTCGGAGGATGGGCTTAAATATTACAAGCCGACCTATTAGACAAAAGCCCAGGACTTGCGCGACTTTGTTCCTACCAAGCTATCTCTATGATAGCCCAACCCAAATGATGAGTTTAATTATTGCAAGTCCACGAAGCAAAATGGTTAGGGCTTGGAGAGATGTGTACTTGTCGAGCTTTCGTCTGCATAGCCTAGTAGCTTAACTATTATAAGTCCACTAAGCATAGTGTTTAGAACCCTAGGGGCTTTGTACCTACTGGGCTATCGCGTACGACAGTTTGACCCAAATGATGAGTTATGGTCGAGCTAATGAGATATTATGAGTTAATTAGggaaaccctaaacacccaaattAGGTCAACTATTCATGACACATTCAATAATATTGCGTAAATAAGgaatttacaaaataattactaataacCCGAAAGACAAATCTAAGGCCTGTAAGGGGGAAATAAACATAAGCAGCTATCGCTAATCCTAGGAGTGCTTGTCACCGAGTCTGATCTAATGGAGTTTGAAGAGAACAATAGTATTCAATGATTTAATCATCaagataaaataatttaataaaatatttctacAAGTGAAACTatttaacattttaaaattattgtaGAAATATTCTAAAGCTAGATTTTCTTTAGTATACgacaaatatttttaaaaaagtaaaagtaattaaaaacaattatttTTGTCAAAACCTTTTCTTTTTTGTCAAAACCTGAATAGGAGGCTATTGTCAAATTCGTTTTCTTTTTGGCCCACCACAGGTGCTGTTTTGGGATAACTAACacttcaaaatttgttgatttCTCAGACAAAGCCCAATGAGGTATCACTCTGATCCATGGTTCCCCGTTATCCCAGGTTTCTAAGCATCACGGACAAGAAAGAAAGGCCATTTTGGTTGGTGTGTAAACAGCTGGGTTACCACTCCAAAAGAAAAGTGTTACATTCAGGATACTGATAAACTGATCAAATTTTTAATGAGAATCGAAAAAGTTAAATGGAAAAGCAAAAccctaaaataaattaaaatttgaaaagaatATAAAGGTTGAGTCCACTTTTAGTTCtagttttgaaaatttatttaatccaaatttaattgaattttactcatacatttaatttcaaaaaaaaaattcttaaaaaaatgtACATTGTATAATTTTAAGCATGAATGCATGAAAGTTTTATAAAATTGTGGAAGTTGCTTGTTTTTAGTGAAGGAATAAAGAGACATCTActatttttcttcaaaattgGTGAAACCTTAAAAGGAAATCAGTGGTCTCTTCTAGCTATAGAATTGAGCAGGAACTTTTATTGACCAAGTGTTGAATTCGAATGCATGTGACATAAACAGGGAAAAGAATCCCATGTGCTGTAGACCAATATTCCTTGAAAGATATTGTCTTGCAAAGGCACGCGCACTGTCCGAACAAACATCAATTTATGAAGGAAAAACTTAGCACGCTTAGTATGAGTTAAGATGTATCACTGAAAACTTCTTCATCATGTTGAAATTTGAtgtgtgtttctctcttttttcataTGTATATGTATAAGTATAACCATAAAAAAGTCGAACCTTTGAATACTATTTAACTTTACAATCTCATGTAATATGACAGGATCCTAATAAATTCTTTTCTAGCTAATTATATTATCAAGTTAGTTGTTATATAGGTAGGAATATAACTAGCAACTTAGGGTAATAAGTTTCATACTTAGTTTAGTTGGAAACATGGAGCACaagtgaaatttgaaaaaaaaaaacgcatCTTTACTTATCAGAACTTAAACTTCGGCTAAAACAGAGTACATCTAATATACTACTCATCCCCCTTGGAGATCAAaccttctctttttcttctattGGGCGTGGCACGCCTCTTCCTGTACGAGAAACAATTCACATTTTTCTATATATTGTGTATCACTTTTAAAACAAAGAGTTTACTATTTCCTTTAAATTGAAACATGGGTTATGGCCCagcaaaaactttttttttccttttaaaatCAGCGTAGGCTCCACTTATGAAGGATCCACTTGCCCAATCTTTCACTCATTCTTTAAATAGGGCCAAATTTTATCCTATTGACTATTATGTTTTAAGTCTCAAGCTTCTTCATCAGGGATATGCCCATAACAATCCTATATATTATCACTTGTATGAACATTTTTAAACTCAAACAACTTGGAGTTCAATACATCACGTACCCAATGATACTGAACATCAATCTGGTTGAATCTCACATGGAAGGTGCAATTCTTACAAAGGTAGATGTACTTTAGTTTTCACACAATAGAACATATATCATAGGTGTTTGAGTAAAACCAAACtctgaagaaaattcttcatccatatgtaTCAACTCCTTACAAGTTTCTACTGCGGCAATAAATTTTATCTATGTGGTACATAGAGGTGTACACTTCTACAATCTTTGCTGTCAACTACCTTGTAAAAGTAATCTAGGAATCCGAAGTAGATTTGGAAGATCAGTCATCTTCCCTTATGTCGGAATCTGTAAATTCAATAATTGCAGGTTCTTTACCGCTTAAACTAAGTTTCAAATTCATGAATCGTCACAAATATCTCATAAATAAACTTTACTGaagttgggggagacagggaaGCTCATGGGCGGAGGAGCAAAACACATAGAGATATCGATGCCAcgtcttaacccaaaaccttaaggcataggtttatgagtcacacctcttataaagtcttctcctcatcCATACGTAACCAATGTAGAACTTCAACTCACACttaaattctcaacaatctctaCCTCAAGTGCGATTCACTaccacattatcatggccccCCTCAGCAGAAGCTTATGCACCCTTGTACCACCGTTGGCTGCGTAAACGaaacccgccgcctagccacactgctaggaagactttcgacacaaggagccgttaTCATAGTCCCTCGAACCATCGGCTCTAATACCACTTGTTAGGGGAGAAAGGGGAGCCCATGGGTCGATGGGCAAGACATcaagagatatcgacgccagatcttaacccaaactttaaggcattaggtttatgcgtcacatctcttataaagtcttctcctcatcTACATTTAACCAACGTGTAACTTCAACTCACACTTAAATTCTCAACAACCGCATATTCTAATGCTCTTTAATTTACATGGATTAGAGAGAAAGCAACGGATTGTACTCACTGCACGAGCTATATCAAGTATTGTACATATCATAACACACCAAATGCACAAGTATAAAGAATATCCTCTACCAATCTAAATATAACCTTAATTCACACTTATGAAATATGCTTGTGGAAGATTTTAACCGGTGTTGACTCATGTCATATAATATAATTGATGTAGTCCCTTGTAAAGTTATTAAATGCACTTCTATAGTTCTATAGAAAAATCACTTTCTAGAAATATTCATCGATTATCCTAGTTACTGATGTAGACCTTGTCGTCTGGAAATTGGAATGCTGATTTGGATCGCCACACCTTTTCAGGCTTCTTACAACAGAAAGCTTTCCTGAACCGTTGGATTTTCGCCATCTAGCTATCTTTTTATATACCTCACCTGTTTTAAACATGTGACAAGGTTCTCCACTTTCACTACCTATCAATGTTTCTCAATAGTTCTAGTACTCTATGTTGAATTTCTCTAGTATACCAGAAAACAAGTACTGTGCGAATAGGTGAAactgttcttttttcttttcatatctTAAGCCGAGTGCTTAGGTTTATAGACTTGCTCATATATACAGAAGCTATCATGATTGTGACACCAATACCTTATTTTTGTCAAAGGATTCGAATGAACGCCGTACTTGGAACATGCATGGTGCAGATATCCTTTATTCATTTGAAAGGAAAAAGTAAATTAACATCAATCAACCAACACATCAAGTTAATTTTTAGGAGTATATGACTTCTCCTTTAATTTGCTATTTCCTTATCTTATtcttaaaatatattataaagttttatcatatttattttaagttttattatttatgaaGTTCTCTATCTGTTCTAAACATGGaacaaaactaaataaaataaaattttgtgaCGGACATATATACCGTCATTGTTTATTAACAAAATGTCACAAATTAGTGATGGATATCTCCGGATACAATTTTAGATTTTTATGTCAGAAAATTATCATCAATGATGGATAATTATTCATCACAAATTCCTTACCAACTATTAATTTCATCGCATTGATTAGCAATGAAACTTTCTGTTATTATGTcttgaaaagtttttttttttgtcaataaaaaagaatttaatgAATATGTATTGTCAGTGTAAAATACATTCAATTGAATTCCGACAAATAAgtaaatatgttttaattttaattataattaaaaatgaatgtaaCTCTCTCCTATGTGCGTCAAATATTGATTGGATGtcaatataaaactattttacactaacggtacatatccattaaactcaataAAAAATACTTCTACATTTATAATTTCTTCTCAGTTCTTTTTTAGAGAGATTTCTCTCCACCATGGATTATGGACCACTAATTAAAGAGGGTTATCAAAGCCCATTAAATCGGTCCATCACTATCAATGCTTTTTCGTTGTGACAATACTAAGCTGAAACTAAGTGACTAATACAAAGCCATAAGGCGATTGTGAGGATGTACCTATCCTTGAAATGAGTTCTTCAAAAATTAGATCTCGTCCGTAGAATGGTGCATGGCTTGGTTGGTCGAGATATCggatttttaatttgtttgctTTCCGAGCCAAGGGGTGGTCAAAGCCCAAGCTCTGTTGAATTTCTTGGTCGAGTTACCAAACCAAACCCCTTGAAAGAGGAGGTTCATACGACGTGGATATATACTATTTGTTGATGACTCGTCAAACACAAAAGGGAGCAAAGCGAATCTGATTTTGAAGGGGCCGAACGAGATAGTGATTGAATGATCTCtaatatttgaattttatgCCAATAATAATCAGTCCTAATACAAGACCTTGATTGCAAGTTTGAAATTGTCCTTGGAGATGGATATAAAGCTGCTGCAATTGGTGGTAAAGAGTGATTATCAACTTGTGACCAACCATGTAAAATGAGATTATCAAGCCAAAGATGGTCAACTGGCAAAATATATGGACAAAGTTTATGGTCTGATGATGACTAGTTTGCAAAGATAGAAGTGGAGCATGTTCGTAGCGAAATTATGTGGGGTAGTTTCGTCactttagggttttgttttgtacGTGTTAGTTCTTAGTCagtctcttttctcttctgtattgggttgaagtaccccttgtgctTCTATACAATATAATTCctattgcctatcaaaaaaaaatgttcgtAGGGAAATGGGCATTAGGGCTGATCTACCATCAAAATTGGCAAGTATAAAAAGACTAGAGAATCATAAATCATTCATCCATGAATCCTTAGCTCGACCGAGTGTTGAATTCATGGAAGTCAATTTCACATAGCAGAAGAGTGAATTGGGGgatgaaatttgaaaaattgGAACTGAAACATCTATCTCCTACCCTCAAATATGCTTATCTTGAGGAGGGAGAGATACATCCTGCAATCTTAAGtatttttctttctcctttAGAGGAAAAGAAATTGTTAAGAGTTTTGAAAGAGTATAAATATGCTTTAGATTGGACTATAAGTGACATAAAGGGAATTAGTTCCACAATTTGCTTGCATAAAATTCGGATGGAAAATGAATACAAACCTATATATTCATCATAAAATTCTTGCCGAGCCAAGCAACTGAGAAGGGAGTCGAGCTACTTCGTCATTCTTGCAGAGAAATGATATCCAAGAGGATTCACAAATCCCTTATCTTCTAGAGATTGGTCCTTTTAGCAAAACTCATAATTCTCGGTAACCTTCATGATGAAgtacaaatgaaattgaaaaaaaggtAAATTTTGTGGTACTTGAATTTTTTGGGGTGTGGTACCTGGATTAGataatttaatagattattataatattatttaaggtaaatactacatttttagattttacttcATTTGTCAATTGACTTTatctcatcaaatttattttttaatgaaaaatgaacgAGGGGTGAAAACGAATAATGGTGTTGGAAATGCGCGTAAAATAATCATGGTTAATGCATGaacaaagctcagaaaacacaactcGTATATCTCATGTCCCTAAGAATTGAACACTGCATTACTATGatataacaaaatcaaaattttaatcgatacatgagtctttattattgaaccaactcattttgggtaccacacTCTAATTAAGCTTAAAGTACCACAACAAGCACATTGAAAAAAATATGGAAATGTCCTTTTATTTAAAATAGAATTTAATGGAAATGTATCGTCGgtgtaaacattttttacacagacatccaatgaTAGgttgccaaatcagaaaataagattttaattttattaaaataaaaaagaacataaatgcTTTTGAATACCTGACACTCAATTATTGGATGTATGTGTAAAACATTTTTACACCGACAGACGACAGTACACAACCATTAAACTCTTTAAAATATGGATAAAGATAATTGAATCATATTGtggaatttatatatttattgaaaaataCATGTTACTAATCATATGATTAtctaattaatcaattaattcaTGCATTATTTGAAATGTTGAATCAGCCCATGGGGTGAtatgatttaaaaataaaaacttttagtatcaaaattttaatgatacttatttttttaatgctCCGTGACAGCCTAATCCAGTGATATTGATTGTTGTAATATTATAGTAATTAAGCAATAAAAGAGGTACTCCAACAATGAGTTATGAGTTGTAGCACCAATTTGAGGAATGCAAACGTCATAATCAGGTCAAAGGATCATCAATTTGGTATGTAATCATTTtatatgtttggaaatccttttaAGTCAGAaccaattataaaaaaaattatttgtgtgTAGTTTCGAAGTAttacaattgattttggtaaaataaattttaacaaaAAAGTTGATATATACATGCTTCTAAAGAAATGATTATTGATTGACAGTCATATACCTGAAATAACCCATTAAAagcacaataaaaaaattacagatTGAGAAGAAACAAAGAGCTATATTGAGAGATGAGATGTTTGTATACCCTTGCAAAAATCAAAGTGAATGGTTGGGGCTTGGGACAAGCCAGAAGAATATCAGGTGAAAAAATAAGAGCaagtgagggagagagagaaagagacttATTTGTTCTCCTTTCACATGGGTTGAGGTCATTATAACTCCCACAAACTGCTACCCAGCTGATTGTAACGTCCACTCAAACAAAGaaccatatatataatataaacttCGAGGCACCGAATGAAGTGTCATATTCAACTATACACTCACTTTTTTCTTTCTCGTAACTATCATCTAGTATTTTCAGCttcaaatattattatttatttttaaacaaCATGATTAAATACAATTTAAATCTCTATAATTACAGTTTATATTATTCAAATAGCTAGCAGTGAAATTTCAAATCTCAAACTTCTCTACAGTTTCATTTCATTTCTCATGAAGAATAATAATGActtaaaaaaatacatacatATACATACATAGTTTACAGAAATTGTTGCCCCGAGTCGAGTCAGAGACTCGTAACTCAGCTCGAAAATAATCATCAACTCACCGCCTCCGCTCCGATCCGAACCCGGGACGACTCGGTGGACGATGCATATACTCTGCCACCCTCTTGCCATCTCCGATCAGCTCAGCATTGTGACAAtggtcacatcaatctcaaaaacacaAATCGCAAAGTTCTCACTTGCTTCCCAAAATTACTCAACTCGGTCAAGTAAACTCACCCGAGTCACCATAAAGCCCAACTCGCTCTGCCCCCTTTGAGGCAAAAATTTCCAACATTTTACCCGGGTTGGTTAGAATCAAAGCGGCTAAACGAACAGAACCAGGTCGAACCATCCGGTCCGGAAGCTGCAAGCTACCAGATGGTTTTATCAGTGAGTAGCGGTCGAGACTCTGGCCAGAAATCAAGGTTGTTCATGAATCCCACGTGGCAGTACCGCTGAAAATCCTCAACATCAAAGTTGATGAACCGGTTCGATTTGTCTGAGTCAGACCGGGAAATGAACCGGAGGATCTCTTGGAAGAGGGTTTCATCGCAGGGGATTGTTAACGGACCGGAGTTGGAGAAGCCGTACTCTTCCTCAGCTTGGACCAGAAGCTTCTTGAAGACAGGGTGGTTC is a window of Lotus japonicus ecotype B-129 chromosome 5, LjGifu_v1.2 DNA encoding:
- the LOC130718191 gene encoding protein SMALL AUXIN UP-REGULATED RNA 12; amino-acid sequence: MSSKCSKIRHIVRLRQMLRRWRNKARMSSATRAAPSDVPAGHVAVCVGASYTRFVVRATHLNHPVFKKLLVQAEEEYGFSNSGPLTIPCDETLFQEILRFISRSDSDKSNRFINFDVEDFQRYCHVGFMNNLDFWPESRPLLTDKTIW